In Candidatus Saganbacteria bacterium, a single window of DNA contains:
- the tmk gene encoding dTMP kinase, which yields MKKGYLITFEGTEGCGKSTHAKMLEKYLKSLGKRAVLSLEPGGTKLGRDIRKVLLGFEEPLARNAELFLFAADRAQHVSQVIKPALDDGAIVICDRFIDSTVAYQIGGRKLPEELVRYINAVSSGGLMPDLTFLLDVSPMVGVPRAIAASAREKGPVKKVDRFEKEKIAFHNDVRNMYLEIARNDPERIKVIDAEKQDISKVQEEIMKIAKEILNI from the coding sequence ATGAAAAAGGGATATCTGATCACGTTCGAAGGCACGGAAGGCTGCGGTAAAAGCACTCACGCGAAGATGCTGGAGAAATATCTGAAAAGTCTCGGGAAAAGGGCCGTCCTGTCCCTTGAACCGGGCGGGACAAAACTGGGACGAGATATTAGAAAAGTCCTTCTTGGTTTTGAAGAGCCGCTGGCCCGGAACGCGGAACTGTTCCTGTTCGCCGCTGACAGGGCCCAGCATGTTTCTCAGGTGATAAAACCGGCGCTTGATGACGGTGCCATTGTGATATGCGACAGATTTATTGATTCGACGGTCGCTTACCAGATAGGCGGAAGAAAACTTCCCGAAGAACTTGTGCGGTATATAAACGCGGTCTCCAGCGGAGGCCTGATGCCGGACCTCACGTTCTTGCTTGATGTATCTCCGATGGTCGGGGTCCCTAGAGCGATAGCGGCATCCGCCAGGGAAAAGGGGCCCGTGAAGAAGGTGGACAGGTTCGAAAAAGAGAAGATCGCTTTTCATAATGATGTCAGGAACATGTACCTTGAGATAGCAAGGAACGATCCGGAAAGGATCAAGGTCATAGATGCGGAAAAGCAGGATATCAGTAAAGTTCAGGAAGAGATAATGAAGATTGCAAAAGAGATATTAAATATTTAA
- the alaS gene encoding alanine--tRNA ligase, whose protein sequence is MKSADIRSKFLKYFEDKGHSILPGSSLIPKDPTVLLTLAGMLQFKPVFLGLERPAVPRAATVQKCVRTNDIENVGHTARHHTFFEMLGNFSFGDYFKDDAIAFAWELITKEFSIDPKRLHIAVFEDDDESVKIWEKTAGQAGKRLVRLGEDNNFWAAGPTGPCGPCSEIYYDLGEKSGCGKKECGPGCECGRFLEIWNLVFMEFNRDESGKLTPLPKKNIDTGMGLERITSVLQGAGSNFDTDLFIPIIEKIKEYHVDPQIVSLRIISDHARAAVYLIGDGLLPGNEGRNYVLRRIIRRAILHGKKLGIKEQFLYKLSGIVTELGGVFYKDLAEKSAQIAKVIQTEEEGFGKTMEQGISLLENILSRSSSGVVEGKDIFKLYDTFGFPYELTKEIAVERGFGLDASGFSIEMEKQKTRSRESSSKIYALGPVPQVKGYPATEFTGYDTLESEAKVLGVTGGFIILDRSPFYVESGGQDSDKGWLIIERNRTEVKRLVKTAEGVILHQAGGDIIPHTGEKIKSEVDKEVRALISGHHTSTHLLHSALRKVLGENVKQSGSFVTSGRFRFDFNSAEALKDEELKSVEDFVNNAVKSSIPVETVITTIEEARKSGALALFEAKYGEKVRMIKIGDISKELCGGTHVKNTSEIGLFKIVKEGAIAHGMRRIEAVSGAAAEQYLKQKEQEDARASGRDAARAKEKEDEEKQKNKALSMIDPMISGGQDIRGIKYVYQEFKDFKPSALKDAAALVSKRLKKCVCLIVSVSADKVSIIVSVSAELQTAGFHAGNIVKQLASVVGGRGGGKADIAEAGGKEVSKAPEIRNVLKRIIDENTGG, encoded by the coding sequence ATGAAATCAGCTGATATCCGCAGTAAATTCCTAAAATATTTCGAGGATAAAGGCCATTCAATACTTCCGGGTTCTTCGCTTATCCCCAAGGACCCCACGGTCCTTCTGACGCTTGCCGGGATGCTGCAATTCAAGCCGGTATTTCTCGGGCTTGAAAGGCCGGCCGTTCCGAGGGCCGCGACGGTGCAGAAATGCGTGAGAACAAATGATATCGAAAATGTCGGCCACACAGCGCGCCACCACACTTTTTTTGAGATGCTCGGCAACTTTTCTTTCGGCGATTATTTTAAAGACGACGCGATCGCGTTCGCCTGGGAGTTGATAACAAAAGAGTTCAGTATCGATCCCAAAAGGCTTCACATTGCCGTGTTCGAGGATGATGATGAGTCCGTAAAGATATGGGAAAAGACCGCCGGACAGGCGGGAAAGCGGCTTGTCAGGCTGGGGGAGGACAATAATTTCTGGGCGGCCGGGCCGACAGGGCCCTGCGGGCCGTGCAGTGAAATATATTACGACCTGGGAGAAAAGTCCGGATGCGGGAAAAAAGAATGCGGTCCGGGCTGCGAATGCGGCAGGTTCCTCGAAATATGGAACCTGGTCTTCATGGAATTCAACAGGGATGAGAGCGGAAAGCTCACGCCTTTGCCTAAAAAGAACATCGACACAGGGATGGGCCTTGAAAGAATAACATCAGTGCTTCAGGGCGCCGGTTCAAATTTTGACACCGACCTGTTCATCCCGATCATTGAAAAGATAAAAGAATACCATGTAGATCCGCAGATCGTATCGCTCAGGATAATATCGGACCACGCGAGAGCAGCGGTATATCTGATAGGGGACGGGCTTCTTCCCGGGAACGAGGGGCGTAATTATGTGCTCAGAAGGATAATAAGAAGAGCGATATTGCACGGGAAAAAGCTCGGGATAAAAGAACAATTCCTTTATAAACTATCGGGCATCGTGACCGAGCTCGGAGGCGTTTTTTATAAGGACCTTGCGGAGAAGAGCGCTCAGATAGCGAAGGTCATTCAAACCGAGGAGGAAGGGTTCGGAAAGACGATGGAGCAGGGCATCTCGCTTCTTGAAAATATCCTGTCGCGGTCTTCTTCGGGTGTCGTTGAAGGAAAAGATATATTCAAATTGTATGATACTTTCGGTTTCCCTTATGAACTGACAAAAGAAATAGCCGTTGAAAGGGGTTTCGGCCTCGATGCGAGCGGGTTCAGCATCGAGATGGAAAAGCAAAAAACGAGAAGCAGGGAGAGTTCTTCGAAAATATACGCGCTGGGACCGGTCCCGCAGGTCAAGGGTTATCCTGCTACCGAGTTTACCGGATATGATACTCTCGAGAGCGAAGCGAAGGTTCTCGGTGTCACCGGCGGATTTATCATCCTCGACAGGTCTCCGTTCTATGTGGAAAGCGGCGGACAGGACAGCGATAAAGGCTGGCTGATCATAGAAAGGAACAGGACCGAGGTCAAAAGGCTGGTCAAGACGGCGGAAGGGGTCATCCTTCATCAGGCCGGCGGTGACATCATCCCCCATACGGGCGAAAAGATAAAGTCCGAAGTGGACAAGGAGGTCAGGGCTTTGATCTCCGGGCATCATACATCGACGCATCTTCTCCACAGTGCTCTCAGAAAAGTTTTGGGAGAGAACGTAAAACAGAGCGGTTCATTTGTTACTTCCGGCAGGTTCAGGTTTGATTTTAACAGCGCTGAAGCGCTGAAGGATGAAGAGCTGAAGTCAGTGGAAGATTTTGTAAATAACGCGGTAAAAAGTTCTATCCCCGTGGAAACAGTTATCACGACCATAGAGGAGGCAAGAAAAAGCGGAGCTCTTGCTTTGTTCGAGGCAAAATACGGGGAAAAAGTCAGGATGATAAAGATCGGTGATATCAGCAAAGAATTGTGCGGGGGGACGCACGTGAAGAACACTTCAGAGATCGGGCTTTTCAAGATCGTAAAGGAAGGCGCGATAGCTCACGGGATGAGGCGCATAGAGGCGGTGTCAGGGGCCGCTGCTGAGCAGTATTTGAAGCAGAAAGAACAGGAAGATGCGAGAGCGAGCGGGCGGGATGCGGCAAGAGCAAAGGAAAAAGAAGACGAAGAGAAGCAAAAAAACAAAGCACTCTCGATGATCGATCCCATGATAAGCGGCGGCCAGGACATCAGAGGCATAAAATATGTCTATCAGGAATTTAAAGACTTTAAACCGTCCGCATTAAAGGACGCTGCTGCACTGGTTTCCAAAAGGCTCAAAAAATGCGTCTGCCTTATAGTCTCGGTATCCGCGGATAAAGTTTCTATCATAGTTTCCGTGTCAGCCGAGCTTCAAACGGCGGGTTTTCATGCCGGCAATATCGTAAAACAACTTGCTTCTGTCGTGGGCGGCAGGGGCGGCGGCAAAGCCGATATAGCTGAGGCCGG
- a CDS encoding transcriptional coactivator p15/PC4 family protein yields MPDVTPLQDFGYVEKNKDTRFILTTSEWRGNTYVDLREYYQTSDEPREWLPTKKGVRFRKDLLDNVLKLLEKAKE; encoded by the coding sequence ATGCCGGATGTAACACCGTTACAGGATTTCGGATACGTGGAGAAGAACAAAGATACCCGCTTCATTTTGACCACTTCTGAATGGAGGGGGAATACGTATGTCGATCTCAGGGAATACTACCAGACGTCTGATGAGCCTCGCGAGTGGCTTCCGACCAAAAAGGGCGTCAGGTTCAGGAAGGACCTGCTTGACAACGTACTGAAACTCTTAGAAAAAGCGAAAGAATAA
- the dnaB gene encoding replicative DNA helicase, translated as MSEERLPPQNLTAEQSVLGAMLLDKNAIIKAFEILQPDSFYREGHRLVCEAIMSLFDRGEPADIVTVTNELRKNGSLEAAGGSVYISDLLNSVPTAANVEYYARIVDEKAILRRLIDSGTKIVSDCFDGQVDVNSVLDKAEKTVFDIAMKKIKQGFFKVDKVLKNVLDRINLLYEKKLPLTGIPSGFPDLDKLTAGFQSSELIVLAARPSVGKTAFALNIAQNIAIRHKIPVAIFSLEMSKEQLVTRLLCSEGEIESSKLKTATLSDTGWKRLTKAIGRVSEAPIFIDDSPLLSAMEMRAKARRLKIEHGIGLVIVDFLQLMQTRGRSDNRVQEISEVARSLKTLARELDVPVLALSQLSRAIEQRQDRMPRLSDLRESGEIEQVADIVMFIHREDYYNPSSDKGNIAEIIIAKQRNGPTGSIELVFRKEFTKFESKSPYESTPQ; from the coding sequence ATGAGCGAAGAAAGACTACCGCCGCAAAACCTTACTGCGGAACAGTCGGTCTTAGGTGCGATGCTGCTTGACAAGAATGCGATCATAAAAGCATTTGAGATCCTGCAGCCCGACAGTTTTTACCGTGAAGGCCACAGGCTGGTCTGCGAGGCGATAATGTCGCTTTTCGACAGGGGCGAGCCGGCCGATATCGTCACCGTCACCAACGAGCTCAGAAAGAACGGTTCGCTTGAGGCAGCCGGCGGGAGCGTTTATATAAGCGACCTCCTGAACAGCGTCCCTACCGCGGCGAACGTCGAATACTATGCCAGGATAGTCGATGAGAAAGCGATCCTGCGGCGCCTGATAGATTCCGGCACAAAGATAGTCTCAGACTGCTTTGACGGGCAGGTAGATGTCAACTCCGTGCTGGACAAGGCGGAAAAAACGGTCTTTGACATCGCGATGAAGAAGATCAAGCAGGGATTTTTCAAGGTCGACAAAGTCCTGAAAAACGTGCTTGACCGGATAAACCTGCTGTATGAAAAAAAACTCCCTCTTACCGGTATTCCTTCGGGCTTTCCCGACCTCGACAAATTGACGGCCGGATTCCAAAGTTCGGAACTTATAGTCCTGGCCGCAAGGCCGTCCGTGGGAAAGACCGCTTTCGCGCTCAACATAGCTCAGAATATCGCTATAAGGCATAAGATCCCGGTCGCGATCTTCAGCCTGGAGATGTCAAAAGAACAGCTCGTCACAAGGCTTTTATGTTCCGAGGGGGAGATAGAGTCATCAAAACTGAAGACAGCCACCCTGTCAGACACCGGATGGAAAAGACTGACCAAGGCGATCGGAAGAGTATCCGAAGCGCCGATATTCATCGACGACTCGCCCCTTCTTTCGGCAATGGAGATGAGGGCAAAAGCAAGAAGGCTGAAGATCGAGCACGGGATAGGACTTGTGATAGTCGATTTTCTCCAGCTGATGCAGACACGCGGCCGGTCGGATAACCGCGTGCAGGAGATATCCGAAGTGGCAAGGTCGCTGAAGACGCTTGCCAGGGAGCTTGATGTGCCTGTACTTGCGCTTTCCCAGCTTTCAAGGGCGATCGAACAGCGCCAGGACAGGATGCCAAGGCTTTCCGACCTGAGAGAATCCGGCGAGATCGAGCAGGTGGCCGATATCGTGATGTTCATCCACAGGGAGGATTACTACAACCCTTCTTCAGATAAAGGCAACATCGCTGAAATAATAATCGCCAAGCAGAGGAACGGTCCCACGGGCAGCATCGAGCTTGTTTTCCGCAAGGAGTTCACTAAATTCGAGAGCAAAAGCCCTTATGAATCCACTCCGCAGTAA